The Daphnia pulicaria isolate SC F1-1A chromosome 12, SC_F0-13Bv2, whole genome shotgun sequence genome segment TGGATGGCCTTCAAGAACAAGAGGTAACACACAAAGTTCCAGTCACCATTTTGTGCCCGTCTGGCATAACTTGAGAGGGGTGTAGGTTAGATGGATGTTCATAGATTTCGACCTTTGGATATTTACATTCTCGATTTCAAACATTGGTCAGTGAGACCGAAGTGATCTTTTATCTTATCCATTCTGTGTTGCTACTGGAATGTGATCTCACTAATTTATTGACTTTTACTCGTGTTGCTTGACGATGCTGATGACTTTATCTCTTTGTTGGTTTAGAACGAAGATAAAAAGATGCGGTCATTAGCTGTGGTACCACCGGTATTACTAGACTCTCGGGAACGACGGTTGTGCTTTGATAATCGTAATGGCTTGGTTGAGGATCCCATGGCTGAATACCGCGAACGTCCGTTACTGAACGTTTGGACTGAACAGGTTTGTCTTATCTTAGCCTTCTTTCCTGCTTCGTTTAAAGCTAATTAccacgttttattttttactttaggaAAAAGAGATTTTCAAGGAAAAGTACCTGCTGCATCCAAAGAATTTTGGATCAACTGCCTCGTACCTTGAGCGCAAATCAGTGGCAGATTGCGTCCAATTCTATTATCTCTCTAAGAAGACAATCAACTACAAGCAGCTGCTTCGTAAAACGAAGATGAAGAGAAATACGAGAGCGATGCAAAAACCaaatgctgctgccgccgccgctgcagcggcggctgcggctgctgcggccgctgctgctgctgccgctcagAATCAAAGTCAATCGATAAACGATGCGCCCGGTACTGGAGTAACGACACGCCTTCAACGAGAGCAGCTGATGCGCCAGGAAGCCATCACTACGACCTCTAGTTTCAGCCAATCGACTGCCACAACCACCTCCGCTACGTCGGCGTTGAATAGCAGCAGTACGACGACAACGACCACCTCTTCATCTTCCGTAACTGAAACGACAATTGTTTCTGCTGCTCCCTCGATAGCAAATTCCAGTACCCCCGCACAGCCTGAACCTGCTCCGACTGCCACATCCGAATCGGCTtcttacaacaacaaaagcccCAAAGGAGAAAACAGTATGGACACAGTCAATTAAAAATCTTTGTAATATTTATAttgtattcatttatttatgttcGCTTTTAAGGCTGTGACAGTACTGaggacgatgacgatgaagaagatgaggaaAACTTAACTTCTGCCAGCGCTTTCGGCACCGGCGGCCCTCATCCCTGTGTTGTGTGCAAAGCTGTTTTGGAGCACCACGGCCAGAGTAGACCCTTGCCTAAACATCAAGCTTCCCAATATGGATTAGCggtaaggaaaaaataaagaagcttGTCGACTTCTTCCAGAGCATCGCATTAATCCGGCTGTTTGTTATTTCATGTAGGAAGTTGATGTCAATGCCGAGGCACGAGTTTGTAGCGCTTGTCGTTGTCGTGTTGTGAGAAGACGCATCGTTCAATGTCCTCTACCCACATGCCCGACTGCGAAAAGGCGAGTGAAGCGTTTGCGTCCATTACCAAACAAATGGAACGAAATCCCGGCCGATATCCGAACTGCGTTGGAGAATGAATTTCAGGTATGGTCgattgcgtttttttttttaacgatcgCGGTTAGTTCATTTTTACAACTTTTCCCCAGATCGGACAAGACATGCCCAAATGCTGTTCGACTTGTTGCAATCGCATCAGCCGCAAATTAGCTGCGCTTACTGGGCAAGCGCCCACCGGTCAAACCGAAGGCTCGAGTGTTGCATCTGAATCTGTTCAAGACGAAACGAATGCGCCGAGAACAGAGGAAAGCAGCGTAACATCGGGTCCGCCAGCGGGGAATTCTGTCGTTGTCGATGTCAAGCCCGAAATAGCTCCAAATAGAGAAGAAGGTCCAGTGGTGGAGGAGAAAACGGTTCGCCAGGAACCGCAGATTTTGCCTCCTCATCCGCTGACGATGGTGGAGCCGCGTCCTGTGGCCAGAATCATTCAACCTGTTGGTGCAGACAACTCAGAAACGGACAGTGCCGATGAAATGGGGGCCAGTCAGAATGCGGCAGCCGAAGCTCAagccaacagcaacaacatcaaccCGCATGCCAATGTCAGTCGCAGTAACGGCAATATTGGACAGGTATTGATCGATGTTATTCTGCCATCGAAAAGACAAGTCCCGAGAATATCTTTGTTACAGGAGGCCTTGACCGTGCGAGATTTAGTGTCTAATGTCATTGAGAGTCACTTGAAACGATCTGATCTTCAGCACATGTCTGCTCCAGTCGGCGTTGGCTCCCCCGTTTACCCGCCGGGACCGTCGGATTCGCCGACCATCACGTCCATTCTGAAAGATTCTCAGCGTAATTACGCAGTTGGTCGAAGTAGTGCGCCGTTGACGATCGTCACCAATACGGCACCCACCCAGTCGCCACGTTTGATGATGTCGCAACCTCACGATATGAAGCAGCAAACCATACTCGTTATCGATCAGCCTCAAACTGtacgttttctttgttttgttcttttttgtaaCGTGGAACGTGTTgtgtaacttttttgtttgtttttgttttgggaaTTTTGCAGTCTCATTCAGCCCGAAGGTCATCTCCGTACCCACCTCCTGCCGTTATGGGACAGATGTCACATCCGGGAAAAGCCCCTCTTGGTCCCAATGACGAGTACAGTGCCAGTCTCCCACGCGAAGGTTTGGCATTCCACCAAGTTCAGCAGACGATGCGTGACTTTGAGCGTGAGCGAGCGCGGATGAACCGTGACGTTGAGGGTCAAACTCTTGACTTGTCGATGCCCAAAAAGCGTGATAATAAGGATTCACTAATGCCGCCGAATCCATCGGCGCAAGGGCCGTCTTACGGTCTTAGTGTGTCGCCTTATGCTCCCCCTCCACCAGCTCACTCGAAGACGAgcaaagaacaacaacagcagcagcaacaacaacaacaacaacaacaacaacagcagcagcaacagcaacagcaacagcagcaacagcattaTCGGGGCCCTCCTGGTTCGGCAGGTATCGACCCAATGGCTGGATATTCGGCTGGCATGAGAGCTCCAGCTCCTTACCCACCCAGATCGACTCCACCCGCTCCCAATTCTTCACGACCACCAGCTGGCTCAATTATGCAGGGCACTCCGCTCTCTATCTCGTCGCCGTCTACAAATTCCTTACCAGTGCAGCTGCAAATACCGAGAACGGATGGGTTGATACGCCCTACCGTCCAAGGTCGTGAATCATTGACGGGTTCCATTACACAGGGTACGCCCATTACTGTGAAAGATCTGGAGACGAGATCGGGTTTGCCACAAAGTGGGTCCCATTCTTCTCATCCTGCTTATGAAGCCTATTACCGAGGTATGCCAACGcctcaacaacagcagcaacaacaacaacaacaacaacaacagcagcagcagcagcagcagcaacaacagcaacaagccGGTCCACCCCGACTTCCGTATCAACCCGACCCACAGTCATATTCCAGACAGATGATCCTCAGCAATGATTATCTGTTATCGCAACAAATGGCAGATCGAAATCGCGGTGGAAGGGATCGAGAACTACTCGGAGGATCTTTACAACCTCAAATGCCCGTCACCTCGAGACCAAACGATCGACAACCTCCACCTCCCCCTTCTCACCCAGCGTATCAACACAGACCTCCTTCGCCCATGTATGTGCAAAAACTTCCTTCCTACGTCATGGATCAACACCATGGCTATCCTTCGCATTCGAGTGGTGGTGGACTCCCTCCTCCACTCCAACAACACCAGCCCCCACCGCAGCACCAACAGCCGCCTCAACCCCAACAGCAGAGGCAAGGAGTCATCCAGCGAAATTCGTCCGTGCCTTCAGCGCGCCAACCTGATCCACGACCGTCCCCGCCCGCTCCCAACCCGTTACAGCAACAAAATAATCAAGGGCGGACGTCTTCGCCGGGTGGACTCCTTAATCTGGGACCTGGAGGAGGAGGTCTCCATTCCAGCAGCCGACCCAATTCGATTGTCGGTGGTGCTCCTCCCGTTTCCATTTCTCCAAGGGGCGACTCGATTTACGTGCACGACGCATTCGCTTCGCTGGTCAACGCTGCCGCCGCTCAGCCGAGTCTTCCTGTTCCGGATCGTGATCGAAGGGAtcgtgaaagagaaaaggaaagagatcCAAGAGGTCATCTGCAGTCTTTGCCCGTTTCCAGGTAAATTAACGCAAACATTAATTGATGAAGTAGGATGTCATGTAACATGTTTTCTGCTTTGATTAAAAGGTCAATGCATCCGGATAGAAGAGAAGAAGCAATGGAGCGAACCATGGCGTACCAACGAGAGTCGCCTAAAATTGCCAGCGGCCCTCCAGGACAATCCAGTGCTGGCGGTGCGCCCGGTGGTGGTGACTCTACGCTAACGGCCGCCTCTCTCATCGACGCCATAATCACCCATCAAATCAATCAGTCTTCGAATCCTAACGATATGGTTGTCACCAATTCCAAAACCAGCAACGACAGCTTCTACAATCGGTTTAGGAGGAATGCTAGTCCTGTCGATACACGTGGAACGAGTTTAGATCATCCCCGTGCTGGACACAAGGAACAACAGCGCCATGAAGACGCACCTCCGCCATCATCCGGCATTCCGCCGCAACAACGGCCTCCTTCGTCGTCTCCTTCATTGCCCCCGCCACCTCAAGGATCCTCAAGCAAAGCTGCTTTTACATtaggagaacatattgaatccATCATTGCCAAGGATTTCCATCAAGGAtctggaggaggaggaggaggaggaatgcCCATGCCCGGCGAGCAAGATTGGGGACCAGAATGGCAACGGCGTCAGGCTGAGTTTTCGAAATCCCGTATGGCAGCTCCCGAGTCCTTGATGAACGATTACGTCAAGAGCCGTGCAGCCCTTGATTATGCTGCCAAATGTCGAGCTGGCGAAGGGCAACAGATGCAAGATTATGGTCTACTTCGAAGTAGTGGTGGCGGTGGAGGAGGGGGAGAACCTGATCCTCGTCAACCCGCCATCTCCCCCCTTGACTACGTCAAGAAAAAGATCGTCGAAGTGATGCGGACTTCTTCAGATGGTGGTATTCCagccggaggaggaggaggtggaagTTCCAATCATGAAATGGCGCCACCAAGTTCACCTGCTGGCCGACGTGGAATCAGTCCAGCTCCATCGCCCAACAAAAGACCACGCATGAACGAGGATGAAAGAGGTGGACCCTCTCCAGTTGTACCGCATTATATTTCAACACCTTATCCATCCATGGGTTATCCATATTCTATCCAGCCTAACGTCCCCATGAGCAGCAGCGCTCCAACTGCCGTCACCTCCGCATCGACCAGTTCGACTGGCAACCAAACAACAGGCCAGCCAGTTGTTTTGCTATCCTCTCAATATGAACCTCTCTCAGATGAAGATTGATGAAaacgtaacaaaaaaaaaatatatttaaaaaaatttgaaaaaaaaaacttaaaaaaaaaactaaataacaaaaacaaaaaattctaataataagcacgctcttcttctttccactgAGCTTTGTAATTGGCTCTTTTGACGGCCAATACAAGGAACTGGATGCTGAACAACGGATCGCTTTGTTTCAGGTACtcaaatgagttgttccaatCCAGCAACTGAATTCTAAAACAAAGCTACACCCCTCCCCCATCATCATCCAACATCGTCTCTACTCCTTTGCCTGTTAACTTTATGTGGTTCGTTCATCATCATGTTGTCTTTGAATTGGCTGATTCTTTCTCGAATCATCCGCAACCTTTCCGATAAGGTGttgactcgtttttttttgtttctacttgcccatatttttttttttggtatgtaTGTGTGTTTTTGAATGACTTTTGAAAGTCTGTATGTGTGTGCATGCGTGTACCGCAAAGCGTTTTGTCATTGATaactggaagaaaaaggaatcttGGATGTACATTATGTGTGTATATTCTGTTGGATTTGGGACACAGGAGTGAATCGGTTCCAATACATGACCGACATTTTTTACGTGATTTCTtctatatttcttttaaattgtcAAACAAAGGTCAATTGGTTATGCATGTATTCAAATTTATAGTTCAATCGGTAAGAGAAATCTTAAATTTCGtcatgaaaacaaacaaatgaagcGCGCGCAATAGGAGCGGCAAAATGTTTCGAACTGCGTTGATCGAAAGATAGGTAGTGTTGCTCAGCTCAGCCTAGTCGCAGTCGGCCATATTGGAAAGAATAGCGAGAAGCAGTTACGACGTGTCTCGTATTTCCAGTTAGTTTTTTCTCTGGTTTATTAAATTGATAAGTTAATCTTGTCCTTTTCTGGAATCGTCGGCTTTTATTTGCTTCACTGGTTAATTTGTCGAAAGAAGGTGTTTGACTTGTCCATTTGTTTCACTGTTCAAACCAGACAAAGGAAAAAGGTTTAGTATGGCTTCTGAATGTCATATACCAGTTCAAtgcaaattcattctttttatcttgtttttctACAAAAATAGGTCTCATTTCCAGTCATGGATGCCGAAGAATTCTGTGTGCGGTGGAATAACCATCACCATGTTTTAGTTAGTGTCCTTGACAAATTGTTGGAGAAGGAATCTATGTGTGATGTGACTCTTGCCGCTGATCATCAATTTGTTAGAGTTCACCAATTGGTATTGTGTGCTTGCAGCAACTACTTTGAGGTAAGCTAAATATTAGTTACGTAGATAATGGTAATTTATATTCAAatgcttttattttctttccaggAAATGCTGAGCAAGCAAGTCGACAAACAGGCCTTCATATTCTTAAAAGATGTCAGTTTCCAAGATCTCAGGGCACTGGTTGATTACATGTATAAAGGAGAAGTAAATGTTGCCCAGGAACAACTTGCTAGTTTTTTGCAAACAGCTGAAGCCCTTGATATCAAAGGTGAGTTATTTGTTAACATTTTTCCTACCACATAGATCCAATTTTGTGCTCTTACAGGATTGGCATACAAAGAAGGTGACCAGTCTAAATTCAAATCTGGTCAAAATGCAAGGACTAATGCTGCCAAGAGAACACTAAGTGAATCAACATCAACTCCGTCAGTTGTATCCACTCCCAGCAATTCTCAACGACCCGAAAATGACAACATTTCACACACTCCTTCTCAGAACCAATCATCCTCTATACCAAAACCACCTCCTCCCAAGAAAGCTCATGTTGTGCCATCGGAATCTCCTACACATCCAGCGAACACAGACTCAGATGACCACTTTGTTGTAGTCGATACGAAAATGGAATCGGAATTAGACTCTGACCACATGGAAGACCAACTAGATAATAACGGACTAGAATCATCACGGGTATGTGTTAAAAGAGTGGCAGAACTTTTCTTATTAatgttaatttcaatttcaaaaaatcccaggACTGTGACGACGACTGGAGCACATCTGACAACGGCATGATATCCATTGTACCCAACTCGACCCGCGATATTACCTTTGGTAATAAACTACCAGTCATAGTTTATAACACACCCGTATttctaaaaatgtattttttttttttttttaaattccaaggCCCCTCTACATCAGACACGCAAATGGGAGACAATGTTGCCGGACCTTCAGGAACACAACCCAAGGCTAACAATTCATCTAGCGGCGCAGCATCTCGAGGTAGGCATTCCTCTTCATTATTAGTCCTCTACTTAGTGCTAGGTTCCTCTCGTACCGTAGTCTGCTCTCTTTTTGATCCGCCTTCCTTCAGCCCCTTAGAAAACAGATAGACCGCCTTGGTGTCGTTGTTCACGACATTCACGTGGATGAACTTGCATTAGTGTCCCGAATcagggttattttttttaattccttcAGTTTTGCAACATATCCCTTATTAATATAACTttaagatgtttttttttttatttcaataattgaaCTTTTAAGTTtataaataggaaaatattagTTGAgtaaactaaacgtaaatgcaaataacttgcaaggatattgaactgtgaatgaaaaatcccACAGGATTGCAGTTGCGAAAGGGAAGTGTTGATACGAGATTATTCGACACGAGGTGATTTAAAAGGGTGCCACATACACACCGTTTCTGTCTGATTGTTTTtacccaaccaaaaaaaaaaacaagaaagaacatTGCTCCATCAGCAACCTTATTTAAACGGTTTTTTCACAACCGAAAACCtgtaaaaaatgtcaaaaaacgTTGTTGGCATACCGTTTAGTAACGGGATGCTGATTAGTGGGGCTGACGTCCATACCATGaactcatttttcattttataaaaaaaaaatgcagaacTAAGagcgaaaagaaatgaagaaacacTGGGAGCGAGGGAATTGAGATTGCGTGCTGTTAGGGAACGTTACGCCGTAAGGAAACGTAATAAAAcccaagaagaaaatatcCTATATCGGGCTGAACAGGCTAAACGACAACGTAAAGCACGTCAACAGGAAACGCccgaaaagagagaagaaagacgCAGAAAAAATAGAGAATACTATCAGATTCGACGTGCAGCAGAAGAAGCCGAAGCTGATCTTGCGAGAAGACGCGTAGAAGAAATGCATCAAGGAATTCttcttattgaagaaaaacaggAGG includes the following:
- the LOC124316121 gene encoding uncharacterized protein LOC124316121 isoform X3, with product METVRSLPLPSHSPAASSPRVNTMPSSYGQTPTRLPSQSTSGPLPIAHIGRPPVRPMLDGSPYKMRSMPVTAGVNSGLSLVPSAHLLQTSHVGPATEPVTPPPPQVSHSNLSQVARAHPYAAALPAAPLPPNSSAMERYSSGQSSMPSSSGIYSSSPTYSRAEPAVFPLRSPPDRSGEFRRRLTLLPYSGLSPMDYGGGPPGLSGPGPGGGGNSGVGVVSGAALGGSSGGNSGRHHTLTGHPSQMAYSTAPMESYREPLMLPIAPAVASANESAHKKLRINDGEPLLMKATLSQPLRIDTRPVSALAPLNTGPQVVPVHRESQPAYIPQVEAISPTLPGDGEDPLKRDDSPLRSTKDELLKQITKVDGEIAKVENNITKLKKKQQDLEEAAKKPPPEHGELRTQGTGPKNQSVAQLIYAENRRKAGEAHKMLASLGPAIDLPLYHQPSDTAVYLRNRTQFQAFRPRLLKFLRRRQKEKEGRHRYLMKTYNKWMNEWGKRVSDLEKANNVPSVVATGATVAATTTVAITSAGSSTSTAAPTASGVTQPNSVFGRKKEREFYEKVFPELRKQREDRERFSRVGSRIKSDADLEEIMDGLQEQENEDKKMRSLAVVPPVLLDSRERRLCFDNRNGLVEDPMAEYRERPLLNVWTEQEKEIFKEKYLLHPKNFGSTASYLERKSVADCVQFYYLSKKTINYKQLLRKTKMKRNTRAMQKPNAAAAAAAAAAAAAAAAAAAAAQNQSQSINDAPGTGVTTRLQREQLMRQEAITTTSSFSQSTATTTSATSALNSSSTTTTTTSSSSVTETTIVSAAPSIANSSTPAQPEPAPTATSESASYNNKSPKGENSCDSTEDDDDEEDEENLTSASAFGTGGPHPCVVCKAVLEHHGQSRPLPKHQASQYGLAEVDVNAEARVCSACRCRVVRRRIVQCPLPTCPTAKRRVKRLRPLPNKWNEIPADIRTALENEFQIGQDMPKCCSTCCNRISRKLAALTGQAPTGQTEGSSVASESVQDETNAPRTEESSVTSGPPAGNSVVVDVKPEIAPNREEGPVVEEKTVRQEPQILPPHPLTMVEPRPVARIIQPVGADNSETDSADEMGASQNAAAEAQANSNNINPHANVSRSNGNIGQEALTVRDLVSNVIESHLKRSDLQHMSAPVGVGSPVYPPGPSDSPTITSILKDSQRNYAVGRSSAPLTIVTNTAPTQSPRLMMSQPHDMKQQTILVIDQPQTSHSARRSSPYPPPAVMGQMSHPGKAPLGPNDEYSASLPREGLAFHQVQQTMRDFERERARMNRDVEGQTLDLSMPKKRDNKDSLMPPNPSAQGPSYGLSVSPYAPPPPAHSKTSKEQQQQQQQQQQQQQQQQQQQQQQQQQQHYRGPPGSAGIDPMAGYSAGMRAPAPYPPRSTPPAPNSSRPPAGSIMQGTPLSISSPSTNSLPVQLQIPRTDGLIRPTVQGRESLTGSITQGTPITVKDLETRSGLPQSGSHSSHPAYEAYYRGMPTPQQQQQQQQQQQQQQQQQQQQQQQQAGPPRLPYQPDPQSYSRQMILSNDYLLSQQMADRNRGGRDRELLGGSLQPQMPVTSRPNDRQPPPPPSHPAYQHRPPSPMYVQKLPSYVMDQHHGYPSHSSGGGLPPPLQQHQPPPQHQQPPQPQQQRQGVIQRNSSVPSARQPDPRPSPPAPNPLQQQNNQGRTSSPGGLLNLGPGGGGLHSSSRPNSIVGGAPPVSISPRGDSIYVHDAFASLVNAAAAQPSLPVPDRDRRDREREKERDPRGHLQSLPVSRSMHPDRREEAMERTMAYQRESPKIASGPPGQSSAGGAPGGGDSTLTAASLIDAIITHQINQSSNPNDMVVTNSKTSNDSFYNRFRRNASPVDTRGTSLDHPRAGHKEQQRHEDAPPPSSGIPPQQRPPSSSPSLPPPPQGSSSKAAFTLGEHIESIIAKDFHQGSGGGGGGGMPMPGEQDWGPEWQRRQAEFSKSRMAAPESLMNDYVKSRAALDYAAKCRAGEGQQMQDYGLLRSSGGGGGGGEPDPRQPAISPLDYVKKKIVEVMRTSSDGGIPAGGGGGGSSNHEMAPPSSPAGRRGISPAPSPNKRPRMNEDERGGPSPVVPHYISTPYPSMGYPYSIQPNVPMSSSAPTAVTSASTSSTGNQTTGQPVVLLSSQYEPLSDED
- the LOC124316121 gene encoding uncharacterized protein LOC124316121 isoform X2, whose translation is METVRSLPLPSHSPAASSPRVNTMPSSYGQTPTRLPSQSTSGPLPIAHIGSSDSFSSCRPPVRPMLDGSPYKMRSMPVTAGVNSGLSLVPSAHLLQTSHVGPATEPVTPPPPQVSHSNLSQVARAHPYAAALPAAPLPPNSSAMERYSSGQSSMPSSSGIYSSSPTYSRAEPAVFPLRSPPDRSGEFRRRLTLLPYSGLSPMDYGGGPPGLSGPGPGGGGNSGVGVVSGAALGGSSGGNSGRHHTLTGHPSQMAYSTAPMESYREPLMLPIAPAVASANESAHKKLRINDGEPLLMKATLSQPLRIDTRPVSALAPLNTGPQVVPVHRESQPAYIPQVEAISPTLPGDGEDPLKRDDSPLRSTKDELLKQITKVDGEIAKVENNITKLKKKQQDLEEAAKKPPPEHGELRTQGTGPKNQSVAQLIYAENRRKAGEAHKMLASLGPAIDLPLYHQPSDTAVYLRNRTQFQAFRPRLLKFLRRRQKEKEGRHRYLMKTYNKWMNEWGKRVSDLEKANNVPSVVATGATVAATTTVAITSAGSSTSTAAPTASGVTPNSVFGRKKEREFYEKVFPELRKQREDRERFSRVGSRIKSDADLEEIMDGLQEQENEDKKMRSLAVVPPVLLDSRERRLCFDNRNGLVEDPMAEYRERPLLNVWTEQEKEIFKEKYLLHPKNFGSTASYLERKSVADCVQFYYLSKKTINYKQLLRKTKMKRNTRAMQKPNAAAAAAAAAAAAAAAAAAAAAQNQSQSINDAPGTGVTTRLQREQLMRQEAITTTSSFSQSTATTTSATSALNSSSTTTTTTSSSSVTETTIVSAAPSIANSSTPAQPEPAPTATSESASYNNKSPKGENSCDSTEDDDDEEDEENLTSASAFGTGGPHPCVVCKAVLEHHGQSRPLPKHQASQYGLAEVDVNAEARVCSACRCRVVRRRIVQCPLPTCPTAKRRVKRLRPLPNKWNEIPADIRTALENEFQIGQDMPKCCSTCCNRISRKLAALTGQAPTGQTEGSSVASESVQDETNAPRTEESSVTSGPPAGNSVVVDVKPEIAPNREEGPVVEEKTVRQEPQILPPHPLTMVEPRPVARIIQPVGADNSETDSADEMGASQNAAAEAQANSNNINPHANVSRSNGNIGQEALTVRDLVSNVIESHLKRSDLQHMSAPVGVGSPVYPPGPSDSPTITSILKDSQRNYAVGRSSAPLTIVTNTAPTQSPRLMMSQPHDMKQQTILVIDQPQTSHSARRSSPYPPPAVMGQMSHPGKAPLGPNDEYSASLPREGLAFHQVQQTMRDFERERARMNRDVEGQTLDLSMPKKRDNKDSLMPPNPSAQGPSYGLSVSPYAPPPPAHSKTSKEQQQQQQQQQQQQQQQQQQQQQQQQQQHYRGPPGSAGIDPMAGYSAGMRAPAPYPPRSTPPAPNSSRPPAGSIMQGTPLSISSPSTNSLPVQLQIPRTDGLIRPTVQGRESLTGSITQGTPITVKDLETRSGLPQSGSHSSHPAYEAYYRGMPTPQQQQQQQQQQQQQQQQQQQQQQQQAGPPRLPYQPDPQSYSRQMILSNDYLLSQQMADRNRGGRDRELLGGSLQPQMPVTSRPNDRQPPPPPSHPAYQHRPPSPMYVQKLPSYVMDQHHGYPSHSSGGGLPPPLQQHQPPPQHQQPPQPQQQRQGVIQRNSSVPSARQPDPRPSPPAPNPLQQQNNQGRTSSPGGLLNLGPGGGGLHSSSRPNSIVGGAPPVSISPRGDSIYVHDAFASLVNAAAAQPSLPVPDRDRRDREREKERDPRGHLQSLPVSRSMHPDRREEAMERTMAYQRESPKIASGPPGQSSAGGAPGGGDSTLTAASLIDAIITHQINQSSNPNDMVVTNSKTSNDSFYNRFRRNASPVDTRGTSLDHPRAGHKEQQRHEDAPPPSSGIPPQQRPPSSSPSLPPPPQGSSSKAAFTLGEHIESIIAKDFHQGSGGGGGGGMPMPGEQDWGPEWQRRQAEFSKSRMAAPESLMNDYVKSRAALDYAAKCRAGEGQQMQDYGLLRSSGGGGGGGEPDPRQPAISPLDYVKKKIVEVMRTSSDGGIPAGGGGGGSSNHEMAPPSSPAGRRGISPAPSPNKRPRMNEDERGGPSPVVPHYISTPYPSMGYPYSIQPNVPMSSSAPTAVTSASTSSTGNQTTGQPVVLLSSQYEPLSDED
- the LOC124316121 gene encoding uncharacterized protein LOC124316121 isoform X1: METVRSLPLPSHSPAASSPRVNTMPSSYGQTPTRLPSQSTSGPLPIAHIGSSDSFSSCRPPVRPMLDGSPYKMRSMPVTAGVNSGLSLVPSAHLLQTSHVGPATEPVTPPPPQVSHSNLSQVARAHPYAAALPAAPLPPNSSAMERYSSGQSSMPSSSGIYSSSPTYSRAEPAVFPLRSPPDRSGEFRRRLTLLPYSGLSPMDYGGGPPGLSGPGPGGGGNSGVGVVSGAALGGSSGGNSGRHHTLTGHPSQMAYSTAPMESYREPLMLPIAPAVASANESAHKKLRINDGEPLLMKATLSQPLRIDTRPVSALAPLNTGPQVVPVHRESQPAYIPQVEAISPTLPGDGEDPLKRDDSPLRSTKDELLKQITKVDGEIAKVENNITKLKKKQQDLEEAAKKPPPEHGELRTQGTGPKNQSVAQLIYAENRRKAGEAHKMLASLGPAIDLPLYHQPSDTAVYLRNRTQFQAFRPRLLKFLRRRQKEKEGRHRYLMKTYNKWMNEWGKRVSDLEKANNVPSVVATGATVAATTTVAITSAGSSTSTAAPTASGVTQPNSVFGRKKEREFYEKVFPELRKQREDRERFSRVGSRIKSDADLEEIMDGLQEQENEDKKMRSLAVVPPVLLDSRERRLCFDNRNGLVEDPMAEYRERPLLNVWTEQEKEIFKEKYLLHPKNFGSTASYLERKSVADCVQFYYLSKKTINYKQLLRKTKMKRNTRAMQKPNAAAAAAAAAAAAAAAAAAAAAQNQSQSINDAPGTGVTTRLQREQLMRQEAITTTSSFSQSTATTTSATSALNSSSTTTTTTSSSSVTETTIVSAAPSIANSSTPAQPEPAPTATSESASYNNKSPKGENSCDSTEDDDDEEDEENLTSASAFGTGGPHPCVVCKAVLEHHGQSRPLPKHQASQYGLAEVDVNAEARVCSACRCRVVRRRIVQCPLPTCPTAKRRVKRLRPLPNKWNEIPADIRTALENEFQIGQDMPKCCSTCCNRISRKLAALTGQAPTGQTEGSSVASESVQDETNAPRTEESSVTSGPPAGNSVVVDVKPEIAPNREEGPVVEEKTVRQEPQILPPHPLTMVEPRPVARIIQPVGADNSETDSADEMGASQNAAAEAQANSNNINPHANVSRSNGNIGQEALTVRDLVSNVIESHLKRSDLQHMSAPVGVGSPVYPPGPSDSPTITSILKDSQRNYAVGRSSAPLTIVTNTAPTQSPRLMMSQPHDMKQQTILVIDQPQTSHSARRSSPYPPPAVMGQMSHPGKAPLGPNDEYSASLPREGLAFHQVQQTMRDFERERARMNRDVEGQTLDLSMPKKRDNKDSLMPPNPSAQGPSYGLSVSPYAPPPPAHSKTSKEQQQQQQQQQQQQQQQQQQQQQQQQQQHYRGPPGSAGIDPMAGYSAGMRAPAPYPPRSTPPAPNSSRPPAGSIMQGTPLSISSPSTNSLPVQLQIPRTDGLIRPTVQGRESLTGSITQGTPITVKDLETRSGLPQSGSHSSHPAYEAYYRGMPTPQQQQQQQQQQQQQQQQQQQQQQQQAGPPRLPYQPDPQSYSRQMILSNDYLLSQQMADRNRGGRDRELLGGSLQPQMPVTSRPNDRQPPPPPSHPAYQHRPPSPMYVQKLPSYVMDQHHGYPSHSSGGGLPPPLQQHQPPPQHQQPPQPQQQRQGVIQRNSSVPSARQPDPRPSPPAPNPLQQQNNQGRTSSPGGLLNLGPGGGGLHSSSRPNSIVGGAPPVSISPRGDSIYVHDAFASLVNAAAAQPSLPVPDRDRRDREREKERDPRGHLQSLPVSRSMHPDRREEAMERTMAYQRESPKIASGPPGQSSAGGAPGGGDSTLTAASLIDAIITHQINQSSNPNDMVVTNSKTSNDSFYNRFRRNASPVDTRGTSLDHPRAGHKEQQRHEDAPPPSSGIPPQQRPPSSSPSLPPPPQGSSSKAAFTLGEHIESIIAKDFHQGSGGGGGGGMPMPGEQDWGPEWQRRQAEFSKSRMAAPESLMNDYVKSRAALDYAAKCRAGEGQQMQDYGLLRSSGGGGGGGEPDPRQPAISPLDYVKKKIVEVMRTSSDGGIPAGGGGGGSSNHEMAPPSSPAGRRGISPAPSPNKRPRMNEDERGGPSPVVPHYISTPYPSMGYPYSIQPNVPMSSSAPTAVTSASTSSTGNQTTGQPVVLLSSQYEPLSDED